Proteins found in one Vagococcus carniphilus genomic segment:
- a CDS encoding DUF2812 domain-containing protein: MKIGNKKIIYSKGLAFYAELEGQRLAKELAEGWEIESINWFGFYKLKPVPKENCQVTIDFYPGKKADIPEYLEIYEAAGWEEITRYRNRYFIFKAPEEIESVYTDEESFSTRIKREHTWVLLNSFIPFLIGLLAILILKNPLFTSFFGKHVALSFSVNAMVLFTLMFPLGCILAIVYYKSIYLKRSSYFKQPQKFAIKQRFKRDVVLSLTLGGVVGGIIGFVFGYFNLF, encoded by the coding sequence ATGAAAATAGGAAATAAAAAAATTATCTATTCAAAAGGATTAGCTTTTTACGCAGAGTTAGAGGGGCAACGTTTAGCAAAAGAGTTGGCTGAGGGTTGGGAGATTGAATCGATTAACTGGTTTGGCTTTTATAAGTTAAAACCAGTCCCAAAAGAAAATTGCCAAGTGACAATTGACTTTTATCCTGGAAAAAAAGCTGATATTCCGGAGTATTTAGAAATTTATGAAGCAGCTGGTTGGGAAGAGATAACGCGATATCGAAATCGTTATTTCATATTTAAGGCACCAGAAGAAATTGAAAGTGTTTATACTGACGAGGAAAGTTTTTCTACTAGAATAAAAAGAGAACATACATGGGTTTTACTTAATTCATTTATTCCTTTTCTTATTGGTTTGTTAGCTATTTTAATTTTGAAAAATCCACTTTTTACTTCTTTTTTTGGTAAACATGTGGCTCTATCGTTCAGTGTGAATGCAATGGTTTTATTTACTTTAATGTTTCCTTTAGGTTGTATTTTGGCAATTGTTTATTACAAATCAATTTATTTAAAGAGAAGTTCTTATTTTAAACAACCTCAGAAATTTGCCATCAAACAACGATTCAAACGAGATGTTGTTTTGTCTTTAACGCTAGGTGGTGTAGTTGGGGGAATTATAGGCTTTGTTTTTGGTTATTTTAACTTATTTTAA
- the def gene encoding peptide deformylase, whose translation MITMDDIIREGHPTLRQVAKEVSFPLSAEDKELGDRMREFLKNSQDPELSEKYGLRGGVGIAAPQLNISKRITAIEIPNMEEEGGEPFLSTVMYNPKVLSHSVQQAAIEEGEGCLSVDRHVPGYVIRNAKVTISYMDQEGEKHKIRLKNYAAIVVQHEIDHLNGIMFYDHINKENPHFAPDDILLIQ comes from the coding sequence ATGATTACAATGGATGATATTATCCGTGAAGGACATCCTACACTTCGCCAAGTTGCTAAGGAAGTTTCGTTTCCTTTAAGCGCAGAAGATAAAGAATTAGGCGATAGAATGCGTGAATTTTTAAAAAACTCTCAAGACCCTGAATTATCCGAAAAATACGGACTTCGTGGTGGTGTCGGAATTGCCGCACCTCAACTTAATATCTCTAAACGCATAACAGCAATTGAGATTCCCAATATGGAAGAAGAAGGTGGCGAACCTTTTTTAAGTACCGTAATGTACAATCCAAAAGTTTTAAGCCATTCAGTTCAACAAGCTGCTATTGAAGAAGGAGAAGGATGCCTTTCAGTTGATCGTCACGTACCTGGTTATGTTATTAGAAACGCTAAAGTAACCATTTCTTACATGGATCAAGAGGGAGAAAAACATAAAATCCGTTTAAAAAATTATGCGGCAATTGTTGTACAACATGAAATTGATCATTTAAACGGAATTATGTTCTATGATCATATTAACAAAGAAAATCCTCACTTCGCACCTGACGATATTTTACTTATTCAATAA
- a CDS encoding PadR family transcriptional regulator translates to MDEPLTDSNYLILLALLEPKHGYAIMKQITEITEGRVSIGPASMYTILKKLLKSEFIALEQDDDRKKVYLITESGIEKLEEEVERRRLFYLAGESLLSERKGGANENRK, encoded by the coding sequence ATGGATGAACCATTGACAGATTCAAATTATTTGATATTGCTAGCATTGTTAGAACCTAAGCATGGTTATGCCATTATGAAACAAATTACTGAGATTACAGAGGGACGAGTTAGTATTGGGCCTGCAAGTATGTATACTATTTTAAAAAAATTATTAAAAAGTGAATTCATCGCATTAGAACAAGATGATGATCGGAAAAAAGTTTATTTAATTACAGAATCGGGGATTGAAAAATTAGAAGAGGAAGTTGAAAGACGGAGGCTATTTTATCTTGCAGGAGAAAGTCTTTTGTCCGAGAGAAAAGGTGGAGCTAATGAAAATAGGAAATAA
- a CDS encoding C39 family peptidase, which translates to MKKNSVKLTALLLVLFPSLGFAEEAVVSSSQPQESIVREQSETEQTSASSDIILSETEESTQTSESSTTTETSEVKEKAVTKVEEVDDIVKKEVENKYVTVTNSNEKIWQEIGKESNSTTEKLVNQTFSVKEIATTKEGKIYFLLYGKENNVIGYVAKEAVEDAKGEQGIAQSNNQFVALKDKSVSIYRNFSWEIKKVPDTIFDETLHVKVIYHHFNGKTYYSLYDNKNNWHGYVEDKDVNIGDGRQGPWLKLDKYVTVSKKNYSIWGSFSWKEKNNTSNLMNKTVHAQGYYRHFNGSIYYSLYDSNGTWLGYVNKNAVTETTGRQGPWIKTSKYVTISNKNYPTYSNFNWQVRYNASSLLNKTFKVTGRYEHMNGSTYYSLYDTNNKWFGYINKNAVKEGSGRQGAFISSNNFASITKSNYSVWQNFNWKKKNSSSNLFNKTFQIKGYYQHMNGDIYYSLYDNKGNWQGYINSGAATIAEGRQGVYIRDGRTLKVVNGNYDVWQNFNWKKKTSSKNYLNQSFVMRGRYQHFNGSTYYSMYDTSGNWKGYLNANATALPVTSRVIDSVPYVSQYTPVFAPWGCAGASMTMALRSKGVSIDLKYAMDNLPMYPQYAGGQIGNVYTGAGFQRVIQPQELTNYMKRWYSKVYHIPGASSKDITNHILDGNPVLYYVYSSYQVDKARNHVKVILGYKNNSFLIYDPLYYSKLAGPGSAGKHPVYDRGAMHWLSVSDFNKEYGGSAIVTK; encoded by the coding sequence ATGAAAAAGAATTCAGTTAAACTAACAGCACTTTTGTTAGTTTTGTTTCCCAGCTTAGGCTTTGCTGAAGAAGCAGTTGTTAGCTCAAGTCAACCACAAGAATCAATTGTAAGAGAACAATCAGAGACAGAACAAACTTCTGCTTCAAGCGACATTATTTTATCAGAGACAGAAGAATCTACTCAAACTAGCGAATCTTCAACTACAACAGAAACAAGTGAAGTTAAAGAAAAAGCTGTCACTAAAGTAGAAGAAGTAGACGATATTGTAAAAAAAGAAGTAGAAAACAAATATGTTACAGTTACTAATTCTAATGAAAAAATTTGGCAAGAGATTGGGAAAGAATCTAATAGCACAACTGAAAAGTTAGTTAATCAAACTTTTTCTGTAAAAGAAATTGCCACTACTAAAGAAGGTAAAATTTACTTCCTTTTATATGGAAAAGAAAATAATGTTATTGGATATGTCGCAAAAGAAGCTGTAGAAGACGCAAAAGGTGAACAAGGGATTGCTCAATCAAACAATCAATTTGTTGCTTTAAAAGATAAATCTGTTTCTATCTATAGAAACTTTTCCTGGGAAATAAAAAAAGTTCCTGACACTATATTTGATGAAACACTTCACGTTAAAGTAATTTATCACCATTTTAATGGGAAGACTTATTACTCTTTATACGATAATAAAAATAATTGGCATGGTTATGTAGAAGATAAAGATGTTAACATCGGGGACGGAAGACAAGGTCCTTGGTTGAAACTCGATAAGTATGTAACAGTTTCAAAGAAAAATTATTCTATCTGGGGTAGTTTTAGTTGGAAAGAAAAAAACAATACCTCAAACTTGATGAATAAAACTGTACATGCTCAAGGATACTATCGTCATTTTAATGGCTCTATCTATTACTCATTATATGATAGCAATGGCACTTGGCTTGGTTACGTTAATAAAAATGCGGTAACTGAAACAACCGGTAGACAAGGTCCTTGGATTAAAACATCAAAATATGTCACTATTAGTAATAAAAACTATCCGACTTATTCAAATTTTAATTGGCAAGTTCGATATAATGCCTCTAGCTTACTTAACAAAACATTTAAAGTAACAGGAAGATATGAACATATGAATGGTTCTACTTATTATTCATTATATGACACAAATAATAAGTGGTTTGGTTATATTAACAAAAATGCAGTTAAAGAAGGCAGTGGTAGACAAGGAGCATTTATTAGTTCAAATAATTTTGCTTCAATAACAAAATCTAACTACAGTGTTTGGCAAAACTTTAATTGGAAAAAGAAAAATTCAAGTTCAAACTTATTCAATAAAACTTTCCAAATAAAAGGCTACTATCAACATATGAATGGGGATATTTACTATTCTTTATATGACAATAAAGGCAATTGGCAAGGATATATTAATTCAGGTGCCGCTACAATAGCTGAAGGGCGTCAAGGTGTTTACATAAGAGATGGGCGTACGCTAAAAGTTGTAAATGGTAATTATGATGTTTGGCAAAATTTTAATTGGAAAAAGAAAACAAGTAGTAAAAATTATCTAAATCAGTCATTTGTTATGCGAGGAAGATATCAACATTTCAATGGCTCTACTTATTATTCAATGTATGATACTTCTGGTAATTGGAAAGGTTATTTAAATGCTAATGCAACTGCTCTTCCTGTTACTTCTAGAGTAATAGATTCAGTTCCTTACGTAAGTCAGTACACACCTGTTTTTGCCCCATGGGGTTGTGCAGGAGCTTCGATGACAATGGCATTGCGCTCAAAAGGCGTATCTATTGATTTAAAATACGCTATGGATAATTTACCAATGTATCCTCAATATGCTGGAGGACAAATTGGTAATGTCTATACTGGTGCTGGATTCCAGCGCGTTATCCAACCACAAGAACTTACTAATTACATGAAACGTTGGTATTCTAAGGTTTACCATATACCTGGTGCCTCATCAAAAGACATTACTAATCACATTTTAGATGGAAATCCTGTTTTATACTATGTTTATTCATCTTATCAAGTAGACAAAGCTCGTAACCACGTTAAAGTTATCTTAGGTTATAAAAATAATAGCTTTTTAATCTATGACCCATTGTACTATTCTAAGTTGGCTGGACCTGGATCAGCAGGAAAACATCCAGTATATGACCGTGGTGCAATGCACTGGTTATCTGTATCAGACTTTAATAAAGAATATGGTGGAAGTGCCATTGTAACAAAATAA
- a CDS encoding ABC transporter ATP-binding protein — protein sequence MLKVEGLTKSFGDMTAVDNVTFEIPNGKILGLIGQNGAGKSTTFRLILNFIEQDKGIILWDGQPIKEEDYNIIGYLPEERGLYPKVTIEDQLIYFGKLRGKTKKEIVPLIDKWMDKFQVKGKKTDKVKSLSKGNQQKVQLIATLIHEPKLVILDEPFSGLDPVNAELLKQGIIELKDQGSCVIFSSHNMENVEQICDHLVMLRNGEMVLDGKVQDIREQFGRTKLEIETKLSPEELTAIHGVLKIEKRREHVYVLQLENPEVGHIVFEEALKQENYLPVFNQQPPTLEEIFRMKVGEINE from the coding sequence ATGTTAAAAGTTGAAGGGTTAACAAAATCATTTGGAGATATGACAGCTGTTGATAATGTCACGTTTGAAATTCCAAATGGAAAAATTTTAGGTTTAATTGGACAAAATGGAGCTGGAAAATCAACAACATTTCGTTTGATTTTAAATTTTATTGAACAAGATAAGGGAATTATTTTATGGGATGGACAACCAATTAAAGAAGAGGATTATAACATAATTGGTTATTTGCCAGAAGAAAGAGGTCTATATCCTAAAGTAACAATTGAAGACCAATTAATTTATTTTGGGAAACTAAGAGGGAAAACAAAAAAAGAAATTGTTCCGTTAATTGATAAATGGATGGATAAATTTCAAGTAAAGGGAAAGAAAACTGATAAAGTTAAATCTCTTTCCAAAGGGAACCAACAAAAAGTTCAGTTAATCGCAACACTAATTCACGAACCTAAATTAGTCATTTTAGATGAACCATTTAGTGGGTTAGACCCAGTGAATGCAGAGCTTTTAAAACAAGGAATTATTGAGTTAAAAGATCAGGGATCATGTGTTATTTTTTCAAGTCACAATATGGAAAATGTGGAACAAATTTGTGATCATCTGGTAATGCTTAGAAATGGAGAAATGGTGTTAGACGGTAAAGTTCAAGATATAAGAGAACAGTTTGGACGTACTAAACTAGAAATAGAAACCAAGTTATCTCCAGAAGAATTAACAGCTATACATGGTGTTTTGAAGATAGAAAAAAGAAGAGAGCATGTTTATGTCTTACAATTAGAAAATCCAGAAGTTGGTCATATCGTTTTTGAAGAAGCGTTAAAACAAGAAAATTACTTACCAGTATTTAATCAACAACCGCCAACTTTAGAAGAAATATTTAGAATGAAAGTAGGCGAAATCAATGAATAA
- a CDS encoding Cof-type HAD-IIB family hydrolase: protein MNRKLIAFDIDGTLINDNHELLPETKEAIKKMQEAGHMVMCATGRSYPIAKSVLDEAGIKHYILSNGAVAFVDDKQVYSNPLNEEALEKLVQVSDQRDIDIVFNGLMETKLRNEEFQEETKIAMESFGQKLPEIELDFHKRAAVYQVVALLKEEKMDAYEGNFPEFRFVRWHENGVDVLPENGSKAETLKEVAEQFGFKQEDIIAFGDGNNDMEMLAYAGVGIAMENGREELKAVSDFVTLSNNEGGIYHGLKEFGLV, encoded by the coding sequence ATGAATCGTAAATTAATCGCATTTGATATTGATGGAACTTTGATAAATGATAACCATGAATTATTACCGGAAACAAAAGAAGCAATCAAAAAAATGCAAGAAGCAGGGCATATGGTAATGTGCGCAACAGGAAGAAGCTATCCAATTGCTAAAAGTGTTTTAGATGAAGCAGGAATTAAACATTATATTTTAAGTAATGGAGCAGTAGCGTTTGTTGATGATAAGCAAGTTTATAGTAATCCTTTAAATGAAGAAGCATTAGAAAAATTAGTTCAAGTAAGTGATCAAAGAGACATAGATATTGTTTTTAATGGCTTAATGGAAACAAAATTGAGAAATGAAGAGTTCCAAGAAGAAACTAAAATAGCCATGGAAAGTTTCGGTCAAAAATTACCAGAAATTGAATTAGATTTTCATAAGAGAGCTGCTGTCTACCAAGTTGTGGCGCTGTTAAAAGAAGAAAAGATGGATGCTTATGAAGGTAATTTTCCAGAATTTCGATTTGTCCGTTGGCATGAAAATGGCGTAGATGTCTTACCAGAAAATGGCTCTAAAGCTGAAACTTTAAAAGAAGTGGCTGAACAATTCGGCTTTAAGCAAGAAGATATTATTGCATTTGGTGATGGTAATAACGATATGGAAATGCTTGCTTACGCAGGAGTTGGTATTGCAATGGAAAATGGAAGAGAAGAACTAAAGGCTGTTAGTGATTTTGTTACACTTTCTAATAATGAAGGTGGTATCTATCACGGGTTAAAAGAATTTGGTTTAGTATAA
- the rpsD gene encoding 30S ribosomal protein S4: protein MSRYTGPSWKISRRLGISLSGTGKELARRPYAPGQHGPNQRRNKSEYGLQLTEKQKLRHTYGLTERQFRNLFMAAGNITEGKHGVNFMILLEQRLDNVVFRLGLATTRRQARQFVNHGHILVDGKRVDIPSYRVEPGQVISVREKSKDLAFIKEAVESTLGRPAFVSFDAEKLEGSLTRLPEREELSQDIDESFVVEFYNKLL from the coding sequence ATGTCACGTTATACTGGACCAAGTTGGAAAATCTCAAGACGTTTAGGCATTTCATTATCAGGAACTGGTAAAGAATTAGCTCGTCGTCCTTACGCACCAGGTCAACACGGACCTAACCAAAGAAGAAACAAATCTGAGTACGGTTTACAATTAACTGAAAAACAAAAATTACGTCATACTTACGGCTTAACTGAGCGTCAATTCCGTAACTTATTTATGGCTGCTGGTAACATTACTGAAGGTAAACATGGTGTTAACTTCATGATCTTACTAGAACAACGTTTAGATAACGTAGTTTTCCGTTTAGGTTTAGCAACTACTCGTCGTCAAGCACGTCAATTTGTTAACCATGGTCACATTTTAGTTGACGGTAAACGCGTAGATATCCCATCTTACCGTGTAGAACCAGGTCAAGTGATCTCAGTTCGCGAAAAATCTAAAGATTTAGCATTCATCAAAGAAGCAGTAGAATCTACATTAGGTCGTCCTGCATTTGTAAGCTTTGACGCTGAAAAATTAGAAGGTAGCTTAACTCGTTTACCAGAACGTGAAGAGTTATCACAAGATATTGATGAGTCATTCGTAGTTGAATTCTACAACAAATTACTTTAA
- a CDS encoding formate/nitrite transporter family protein, whose amino-acid sequence MEYTSELMKKIDGSIRKKNELIDKHFGKYAVRSLLATLYLSLGSAIALGLGLKFEEPVGKMLYAFTFGLGLALIIFLNAELGTSNMMYMTVAAYRKKLKPSKAFKILMVCVLFNLIGAFVVAYLLSMTGFFKALPDGNFLTHIVEGKFAKGPLQTVIEGMFANIIVNLAILMSMKAKDDTARFISILCVIFIFTFLGFEHVIANFIYFPLAYFSSGGAVVGMTVGAVSSNILFTFIGNYIGGGLVIGLTYAWLNNDEKLEYLD is encoded by the coding sequence ATGGAATATACATCAGAATTAATGAAAAAAATTGATGGGTCGATTCGAAAGAAGAATGAGCTCATTGATAAACACTTTGGTAAATATGCAGTACGTTCATTATTAGCAACACTTTATTTAAGTTTAGGTTCTGCGATTGCTTTAGGATTAGGGTTAAAGTTTGAAGAACCAGTAGGAAAAATGCTTTATGCTTTTACATTTGGACTAGGTTTGGCACTAATTATCTTTTTAAATGCAGAATTAGGTACATCTAATATGATGTATATGACAGTTGCGGCTTACCGAAAAAAATTAAAACCAAGTAAAGCTTTTAAAATTTTAATGGTTTGTGTACTATTCAATTTAATTGGAGCTTTTGTAGTTGCTTATCTTTTATCAATGACGGGTTTCTTTAAAGCGTTGCCTGATGGAAATTTTTTGACTCATATAGTTGAAGGAAAATTCGCTAAAGGTCCGCTTCAAACTGTTATTGAGGGAATGTTTGCTAATATTATTGTAAACTTGGCTATTTTAATGTCAATGAAAGCAAAAGATGATACAGCAAGATTTATTTCTATCTTATGTGTTATTTTCATTTTTACTTTTTTAGGATTCGAACACGTTATCGCTAACTTTATTTACTTCCCGCTTGCTTATTTTTCATCTGGTGGAGCGGTAGTTGGAATGACTGTAGGAGCAGTATCTTCTAATATATTATTTACTTTTATTGGTAACTATATTGGTGGGGGATTAGTGATAGGATTAACTTATGCTTGGTTAAATAATGACGAAAAATTAGAGTATTTAGACTAA
- a CDS encoding ABC transporter permease translates to MNKFWVVTLETYKKHVKSASFVTMIIGPIVMIGLIYGINFMSSKFSHTNEIAVVSETSELSTAFMTQTKKDFDFNKKIKTEEEAKKSLEKEEIDGYLVIKSKDMKIDGQYIGKKTLGTEDTMLIQQNLNQIQIGMNSSQLKLSQAELGSLLSPAGYSERQVEFVDGKMKDNENNRMIMTLVGMGVLFAIYTIVLTYSSITAQEVASEKGTRIMEVILSSTTAAKHFYGKVTGIAFVILTQVGIYIATGAVAYLFVKDMTVVKSFFEENSFSALLKGLLGYNMLYLLLGVLIYTILSAFTGSLVSKVEDVSKAVAPVMYIVMAGFIPSASLGFSNPQSVVLKVLSYIPFLSSFAMPLRIANDEATNPEIWISLGLLVVAIVLLLKLSAKAYKSTVLIYSDKSMMNVFKDAMKFSK, encoded by the coding sequence ATGAATAAATTTTGGGTAGTAACGCTAGAAACTTATAAAAAACACGTCAAATCGGCTAGTTTTGTGACGATGATCATAGGCCCTATTGTAATGATTGGTTTAATTTATGGGATAAATTTTATGAGTAGTAAGTTTTCTCATACTAATGAAATTGCTGTGGTAAGTGAAACAAGTGAATTATCAACTGCTTTTATGACACAAACCAAAAAGGATTTTGATTTTAATAAAAAAATTAAAACAGAAGAAGAGGCTAAAAAATCTTTAGAAAAAGAAGAGATAGATGGTTATCTAGTGATTAAATCAAAAGATATGAAAATAGATGGCCAATATATCGGTAAAAAAACTCTAGGAACTGAAGATACAATGCTAATTCAGCAAAATTTAAATCAAATACAAATAGGAATGAACAGTAGTCAGTTAAAATTATCTCAAGCTGAATTAGGTTCTTTACTTTCTCCGGCTGGATATTCTGAACGACAAGTTGAGTTTGTAGATGGAAAAATGAAAGATAATGAGAATAATAGAATGATTATGACGCTAGTCGGAATGGGAGTTTTATTTGCTATCTATACAATAGTGTTGACTTATTCTTCTATTACAGCTCAAGAAGTAGCGTCAGAAAAAGGAACACGTATTATGGAAGTTATTCTCTCTAGTACAACGGCAGCGAAACACTTTTATGGTAAGGTAACAGGAATTGCTTTTGTTATTCTAACTCAAGTTGGAATTTATATTGCAACAGGAGCTGTAGCTTACCTATTTGTAAAAGATATGACAGTCGTAAAATCCTTCTTTGAAGAAAACTCTTTTTCAGCATTGCTTAAGGGACTGCTAGGTTATAATATGTTGTACTTATTACTAGGAGTATTGATTTATACGATATTATCAGCCTTTACAGGATCATTAGTAAGTAAAGTTGAAGATGTATCTAAGGCAGTAGCCCCTGTTATGTATATAGTAATGGCTGGTTTTATACCAAGTGCTTCTCTAGGTTTTTCTAATCCTCAAAGTGTTGTATTAAAAGTTCTTTCTTATATTCCGTTCTTATCCTCATTTGCAATGCCGTTAAGAATAGCGAATGATGAAGCAACTAACCCAGAAATTTGGATTTCATTGGGATTATTGGTAGTAGCTATTGTCTTACTTTTAAAATTATCAGCTAAAGCTTATAAGTCAACTGTATTAATTTATAGCGATAAGAGCATGATGAATGTTTTTAAGGATGCTATGAAATTTTCAAAATAA
- a CDS encoding NAD(P)/FAD-dependent oxidoreductase encodes MSQPKIVVLGAGYAGLKTVKQLQKKNVNAEIILVNKNDYHYESTQLHEVAAGTEPAGKITFKVEDVLDKNKVTFIEDTVTLVKKDEKKVVLAKKGEISYDYLVIALGFESETFGIPGVNEFSKPLVDIKTAESCRAYLDNNLANYAKSKDEADLSIAVCGAGFTSIEYLGEITNRIPKLAEKLNFPKDKIKITCIEAMPTLLPMFSEKLGTYGIDILKKRGVNFIVGTPIKEIKENTVVYEQDGELKELTANTVIWTTGVRGSAVVGKSGFDERRGRVVVQDDLTVADYPEIFMIGDVSAVMDKESNRPFPTTAQIALQQGIYVGNALAAKLSNQSIDAFTYKPLGTVASIGNNVGLGNVMGKEVKGYIGSIMKKNIINKSLVTTGGTKTLLKKGRFDYYH; translated from the coding sequence ATGAGTCAACCAAAAATTGTTGTACTAGGTGCTGGATATGCTGGATTAAAAACTGTGAAACAGCTGCAGAAAAAGAATGTGAATGCTGAAATTATTCTGGTGAATAAAAATGATTACCATTATGAATCAACACAATTACATGAAGTTGCAGCTGGAACAGAACCTGCTGGAAAGATTACATTTAAAGTAGAAGACGTGTTAGATAAGAATAAAGTTACATTTATTGAAGACACGGTTACGCTTGTGAAAAAAGACGAAAAGAAAGTAGTATTAGCTAAAAAAGGTGAAATCAGCTATGATTATTTAGTGATTGCTTTAGGCTTTGAATCGGAGACATTTGGTATCCCTGGAGTGAATGAATTCTCAAAACCATTAGTTGATATTAAAACAGCAGAAAGTTGCCGAGCTTATTTAGATAATAATTTAGCTAACTATGCAAAATCAAAAGATGAAGCAGATTTATCAATTGCTGTTTGTGGTGCAGGTTTTACGAGTATTGAATACTTAGGCGAAATTACAAATCGTATTCCTAAGCTAGCAGAAAAATTGAATTTTCCAAAAGATAAAATTAAAATAACATGTATTGAAGCAATGCCTACACTTTTACCAATGTTCTCAGAAAAACTAGGAACTTATGGTATTGATATTCTGAAAAAACGTGGTGTTAACTTTATCGTTGGAACACCAATTAAAGAAATAAAAGAAAATACAGTTGTTTATGAACAAGATGGTGAGTTAAAAGAGTTAACTGCGAATACTGTTATCTGGACAACTGGAGTTCGAGGCAGTGCGGTTGTTGGTAAGTCTGGTTTTGATGAACGACGTGGTCGTGTAGTCGTTCAAGATGATTTAACAGTTGCCGACTACCCAGAAATTTTCATGATTGGTGATGTTAGTGCGGTAATGGATAAAGAATCAAATCGTCCATTCCCAACAACTGCTCAGATTGCACTTCAACAAGGTATCTACGTTGGAAATGCATTAGCTGCAAAATTATCTAATCAGTCAATTGATGCCTTTACCTATAAACCATTAGGAACAGTAGCTTCTATTGGTAATAATGTTGGTTTAGGTAATGTGATGGGTAAAGAAGTTAAAGGATATATTGGTTCTATTATGAAGAAAAATATTATCAACAAATCCCTAGTAACTACTGGAGGAACTAAGACACTTCTTAAAAAAGGTCGTTTTGATTACTACCATTAA